In Bradyrhizobium sp. 170, the DNA window CGAAATAAAGATGCCGGGTCCGGCGCAAGGCCAGCCCCAGCAGGGCAAACAGCAGCGCGGTGGCCGGCGCGCCGAAGATCAAATGCTGGCTCATGGTGGAGAGCCAGCGCGCGCGTATCGCCGAGGTCTCGAGGCCGGCGCCGACATAGAGCGGGTATTCGGCGAGCCGCCGATAGCCGAGGCGGCGTTCGATGCCGTCGGTCGGCGACGTCACCGTGATGAGGCCGGCCGTTGGACTGGCGGCGATTATTTTCCCGATCGGCCCCTTGGGGTCGAGACGGATGTCGCGGTCGATGGCGGGGAAACGCGCCAGCACGGTGCCGTCCGTCCGGCCGAGCGCGAAGTAGCTGCCAGGCTCGCGGCCGATCCGGGCGTAGTAATTCTCGAAATATTCCGGGAACACGGAAGCCTGCAGCACGCCGGCGAAGCTGCCGTCCTCGCTCGGGCGGCGTCTGCTGACGCCAAAGAACGCAGCACCTTGATAGGGCGGCCGCGGCTTCAGCGCTTCACCGATATAGGTTCCGATATCGCTAGCGGCGTGGGCCCTGAAATAGTCCCGGTCGGAAAAATCGATCCCCGGCGCCGGGACGACCAGGCTGTTGACGAGCGCGTGGCCCCTGGCGTCGAAGATCCAGGCCGATTTCACCTGCGGCAGGGAGGCGACCAGTTGTTTCAGCCGCAAATGCAGCAATTGCTCGCGCGCGACGATGTCGGCATCGGGAACGTCGCGGATGATCTCGGCGATCTCCGACAGGCTGCGGTCGATGGTCTCGAATACTTTCAGCGCATGTTCGTGCGCAACATCCAGCGCGCGCTCGATCTCACGGTCGGCGGTTTCGCGGATCGAGACCCAGGAGATGGCGGATGCAAATACAAACAGCGCCAACGGAAGGGCCAGCGAAGCGACCATCATCCATTGCAGCAGTCTCAGCGAATTACGTTGCGCAGTCTGCACGGGCGCTCCGACTCCGCGCCGAGCTTAACGCAATCCTTGGTTGGGAATAAAGCGCGTGGAGAGCGGAACTTTCTGCCTCCCCGGATGGCGTTAATGCGGATCGATAAATTGATAATCATTCGCGTCCGGCCGGCCGAGAGTAGCCGTCCGAAGGGCGGCGTCGCTTCCGGGCATGATCGCAGCCCCGTAGCCCGGATGGAGCGAAGCGCAATCCGGGACAGGTCAATCCGGCTGTGAGAACCCCGGATTTCGCTGCGCTCCATCCGGGCTACGGCATCGCGGCTAGATCTGCCGCTCGACCATCTTCAGCTTGAGTTCGGCGATGGCCTCGGACGGGTTGAGGCCCTTCGGGCAGGCCTTGGCGCAGTTCATGATGGTGTGGCAGCGGTAGAGCCGGAACGGGTCTTCGAGGTTGTCGAGCCGTTCGCCGGTGGCCTCGTCGCGGGAATCCGTCACCCAGCGGTTCGCTTGCAGGAGCGCGGCAGGCCCCAGGAAGCGGTCGCTGTTCCACCAATAGCTCGGGCAGGAGGTCGAGCAGCAGGCGCACAGGATGCACTCATAAAGGCCGTCAAGCTTTTCGCGGTCCTCGTGGCTCTGCTTCCACTCCTTCTGCGGCGTCGGCGTGGTCGTCTTCAGCCACGGCTCGATGGAAGCGTACTGCGCGTAGAAATTGGTGAGGTCGGGGACCAGATCCTTGACGACCGGCTGGTGCGGCAGCGGGTTGACCTTCACGGCGCCGCCCGCGGCCACGTCGTGCATCGACTTGGTGCAGGCCAGCGTGTTCTGGCCGTCGATGTTCATGGCGCAGGAGCCGCACACGCCTTCGCGGCAGGAACGGCGGAAGGTCAGCGTCGGGTCGATGTTGTTCTTGACCCAGATCAGGCCGTCCAGCACCATCGGCCCGCAGTCGTTGATGTCGACATGATAGGTGTCGACGCTCGGGTTCTTGCCGTCGTCCGGGTTCCAGCGATAGACCCTGAACTCGCGCGTCTCGGTCGCGCCCGCCGGCTTCGGCCAGGCCTTGCCGCCGGTGATCTTAGAGTTCTTGGGAAGCGCGAATTCAGCCATATGTCCTGCCTCTACGGTTCTCCTCGTCATTGCCGGGCCTGTCCCGGCAATCCATCCTCTCTCGAAGATGGAGGCGCCGATCAAGTCCGCGCATGACCAGTGCGATCAATACACGCGCGCCTTCGGCGGGATGTACTGGACGTCGTTCGTCATCGTGTAGTCGTGCACCGGGCGATAATCGATCGTGGTGTTGCCGCCATTGTCGATCCACGCCAGCGTGTGCTTCATCCAGTTCTTGTCGTCGCGCTCGGAAAAGTCCTCGCGCGCATGGGCGCCGCGGCTTTCGGTGCGGTTCGCCGCCGAATCCATGGTGACGACTGCCTGCGCGATCAGATTGTCGAATTCGAGCGTTTCGATCAGGTCGGAATTCCAGACCAGCGAGCGGTCGGTGGTCGCGACATCGCCGATGCCGCCATGAACCTTGTGGATCAGGTTCTGGCCTTCGTGCAGGATCTCGCCGGTGCGGAACACCGCGCAATTGCTTTGCATGACGTGCTGCATGCCCTCGCGCAGCTTCGCGGTCGGCGTGCCGCCGGAGGCGTAGCGGTAGCGGTCGAGCCGGCCGAGCGCCAGATCGGAAGAATCCGCCGGCAGGTCCGGCTGCTTGCCGCCCGGCGTCAGTTTTTCCGCAAGCCGCAGCGCGGCTGCGCGGCCGAACACGACGAGGTCGATCAGCGAGTTGGAGCCGAGCCTGTTGGCGCCGTGTACGGAAACGCAGGCCGCTTCGCCGATCGCCATCAGGCCGGGCACGACCGCATTGTCGTCGCCGTTGATCTTGGTCAGCACTTCGGCGTGATAATTGGTGGGAATGCCGCCCATGTTGTAGTGCACGGTCGGCACGATCGGGATCGGCTCACGGGTGACGTCGACATTGGCGAAGATTTTCGCTGATTCGGAAATGCCCGGCAGCCGTTCGTTCAGCACCTTGGGATCGAGATGATCGAGGTGCAGGTAGATGTGGTCCTTCTTCTTGCCGACGCCGCGGCCCTCGCGGATTTCGATGGTCATCGAGCGCGAGACGACGTCGCGGGAGGCGAGGTCCTTGGCGGAGGGCGCGTAACGCTCCATGAAGCGCTCGCCCTCGGAATTGACGAGATAGCCGCCTTCGCCGCGGGCACCCTCGGTGACGAGGCAGCCAGAGCCGTAGATGCCGGTCGGGTGGAACTGGATGAATTCCATGTCCTGCAGCGGCAGGCCTGCGCGCAGCACCATGCCGCCGCCGTCGCCGGTGCAGGTATGCGCCGAGGTGCAGGAGGCGTAGGCGCGGCCATAGCCGCCGGTGGCGAGAATCGTGGTTTGCGCGCGGAAACGATGCAGCGTGCCGTCGTCGAGCTTGAGCGCGATCACGCCGCGGCAGACGCCCTGGTCGTCCATGATCAGGTCGATGGCGAAGAACTCGATGTAGAATTCGGCCGAATGGCGCAGCGCCTGGCCGTACATCGTGTGCAGCATGGCATGCCCGGTACGGTCGGCCGCGGCGCAGGTGCGCTGCGCCTGGCCCTTGCCGTAGTCCATGGTCATGCCGCCGAACGGGCGCTGGTAGATCTTGCCGTCCTCGGTGCGCGAGAACGGCACGCCCCAATGCTCGAGCTCGTAGACGGCTTCCGGCGCGTTGCGCACCATGTATTCGATCGCGTCCTGGTCGCCGAGCCAGTCCGACCCCTTGACGGTGTCGTACATATGCCAGCGCCAGTCGTCCGGATGCATGTTGCCGAGCGAAGCCGAAATGCCGCCTTGCGCCGCAACCGTATGCGAGCGGGTCGGGAACACCTTTGTGATGCAGGCGGTGCGCAGGCCGGCTTCCGAGCAGCCGACCACGGCGCGCAGGCCGGCGCCGCCGGCGCCGACGACCACGACGTCGTAGGTGTGGTCCTCGATCGGATAGGATTTTCCGTTGGTGGCAGGACTACTTCCAATTCCGCCACTGCCGTTGCTGGCCTTGCCATTACCTTGAGCCGCCGTCCTTTGAGCAGCCATGGGTTACACTCCCGATGACAATTTGAGGATCGCGTAAATCGAGGCCAGGGCCACCGCGATACAGAAGAAATTATTCGCCATCACGCTGGCGAGCTTGATCTTTTCGTTATGCACGTAGTCCTCGATCACGATCTGCATGCCGATCCGCATGTGCCAGGTGCTGGCGACGATGAAGAGGACCAGGATGATCGCGATCGGCAGCGAGCCGAGGATTTGGGCGGCGCCGGCCTGATTGCGGCCGATCAGCATCAGGATGATCACGATGACGGGGATGATCAGCAGCGTCATCGCCACCGCCGTGAGACGCTGGCGCCAGAAATCGGTGGTGCCGGAATGCGAGGAACCGAGATTGCGGACGCGGCCGAGCGGCGTGCGCATCGAGCGAGGGCCGCTCATCGTCCGCCTCCGACCGTGTAGGCGATGATCCAGACCAGGACGGTCAGCGAAATGCCGGCGATCAGCGCGCCCCAGGTGAGCGCCTCGCGCTCATTGGCCTTGAAGCCGTAGCCGAGGTCCCAGAAGAAGTAGCGGATACCGCTACACAGATGATGCAGCAACGCCCACGTGTAGCCGAACACGATCAGCTTGCCGATGATGCTGCCGGTGAAGGCCTGGACGTTGGCGTAGGCCCCGGGGCCGGACGCCGCGGCAATCAGCCACCAGGCGAGCAAAAGCGTGCCGAAATAGAGCGCAATTCCCGTGGCGCGGTGGATGATGGAAAGCGCCATCGTCAGGGTGACGCGATAGGTCTGCAAATGGGGCGATAGCGGTCGTTCGATCCTGGCGGTCATTCGGCGGCTTCATGTTGTGTGGAACCGCGGCCGGCCCATGGGGATGCGCGGTAGATGAATTCTATTTACGTAGTCACACCAGTCCGCGCAACGATCAAATCGCTTGGAATAGAACCAACGTTCATTACTAGGAGCGCTATGAAGCGCGATTGATCAGCGGCTTGGTATACCACGGCCATTTGGCATGGTTGAAGAATTGAATATTGATTCTTTCATTGATCGATGCGGCTGCGTGCCAGCCGGATCGGTGCCGCGTCAGCGCTCGATGAGGTAATCGACGAAGGCTCTGATCTCGGCGAAGCCAGCCGCGAGGGCTGAAACATCAGGTGCAATGGCACCGGCGTGGGCTCGGAGTCGGCGAGCAGCCGCACAAGGAGGCCGGCGGCCAGGTCGGCCTCGGCTCGCCACGACGGCACCTACCCGATGCCGGCGCCTTCCTTCGCGGCGGCGGCCAGCGCGTCGAGGCTATTCATCCAGAGCCGAGCCGATATGCGGATTTTGCGGCCCGCCTGGAAGCAGCTAAGTCAGCCGGTGGGCCACACAGATGCGAGGCCGCAGGTTCTGAACGCGGGAATGTTCAAAGACATGGTGGCCGGCCTCGATCCCAAAGAGCTCATCGAACTCGCCTTGTTGCTGATTGCGGTCGGAGCGCTGTCGGGATTTCTGGCCGGCGTGTTCGGCATCGGCGGCGGCGCCATCCTGGTGCCGGTGTTCTACGAATGCTTCCGGCTGGCCGGCGTGCCGCTGGAGGTGCGGATGCCGCTCTGCATCGGCACCTCGCTGGCGATCATCATCCCGACCTCGCTCTCCTCGTTTCGCGCCCATTACATCAGAGGCGCGGTCGACACGGACATCCTCAGGCGCTGGTGGCTGCCGATCGTGATCGGCGTGATCGCCGGCAGCGTCACCGCGCGCTACGCGCCGGAACGGCTGTTCAAGATCGTGTTCGTGGTGGTGGCATGGTCGGCCGCAGCCCGGCTGTTGCTGGCGCGGGAAACCTGGAAGCTCGGCGACGAAGTGCCGAAGGGCTTTCTGATGCGCGTCTACGGCTTCTTCGTTGGGCTGTTGTCGACCTTGATGGGCGTCGGCGGCGGCCTGTTCGCGAACCTGCTGATGACGTTCTATGGCCGGCCGATCCATCAGGCGGTCGCAACCTCGTCCGCGATTGCGGTGTTGATCTCGATCCCCGGCGCGATCGGCTATGTCTATGCCGGCTGGCCCGCCGCGGCGCGCTTTCCCGATGTCACTGCGCTGCAGGCGCCATTTGCGCTCGGTTATGTCTCGCTGATCGGGGCCGTGCTCGTGATGCCGACCACGCTGATCACGGCGCCGCTCGGCGTGCGCGCCGCGCATGCGATGTCAAAGCGCACGCTGGAGATGGCGTTCGGCACGTACATGTTCATCGTCGGCGGGAGGTTTGTAGTCAGCCTGTTGTAGGCGCGTAGCCCGGATGAAGCGAAGCGAAATCCGGGATTCTCGCAGATGGACAGACTGTTCCCGGATTGCGCTCCGCTCCATCCGGGCTACAGCACCTGTGAGGTGGGGATCGCGTGACAGCCACCGGGTCGTCCCTGCGAACGCAGGGACCCATAACCACAGGTGTCAGTGGTTAGCGAAAAGCCGTCGGCCAGCGTTTCTCAATATATCCGCCGCGGCGTATGGGTCCCTGCTTTCGCAGGGACGACAGCGAATTACTTCGCGTAGATTTTCGCGTACGTATCCCGCAAAATATTCTTCTGCACCTTGCCCATGGCGTTGCGCGGCAGTTCGTCGACCACGAACACGCGCTTCGGCATCTTGAATTTGGCGAGCCGGCCGTCGAGTGCCTTCAGCACGCCCGCTTCGGTGACCTCGGCGCCCTTGCTGCAGACCAAGACGGCGGTGACCCCCTCGCCGAAATCGGCATGCGGCACGCCGATCACGGCGGATTCGATTACGCCCGGCATGGCGTCGATCTCGCTCTCGATTTCCTTCGGGTAGACGTTGAAGCCGCCGGAGATCACAAGATCCTTGCCGCGGCCGAGGATGTGGACATAGCCTTTGGGGTCGATCTTGCCGAGATCGCCGGTGATGAAGAAGCCGTCGTCGCGGAATTCGGATTTTGTTTTTTCCGGCATCCGCCAATAGCCCTTGAAGACGTTCGGGCCCTTGACCTCGATCATGCCGATCTCATCGCGCGCAATCTCCTTGCCGGTCTCAGGGTCGGTGACGCGCACGGAGACGCCGGGCAGGGGATGGCCGACGGCGCCTGGCACGCGTTCGCCATCATAGGGGTTTGAGGTATTCATGTTGGTTTCGGTCATGCCGTAGCGTTCGAGCACGGCGTGGCCGGTGCGCGCGGCCCATTCGCGATGGGTGTCGGCGAGCAGCGGCGCGGAGCCCGAAATGAACAGCCGCATGTGCTTGGTGGATTCCTTCGTCAGCGACGGGCTCTGCAACAGCCGCGTGTAGAAGGTCGGCACGCCCATCATGACGGTCGCGCGCGCCATCAGCTTGATCATCAGTTCAGGATCGAGCTTCGGCAGGAAAATCATCGAGGCGCGGGCGAACAGGGTGACGTTGCTCGCCACGAACAGGCCGTGGGTGTGATAGATCGGCAGCGCGTGGATCAGCACGTCCTTGTCGGTGAAACGCCAGTAATCGACCAGGCTGTAGGAGTTCGACGCGAGATTATCGTGCGTCAGCATCGCGCCCTTGGAGCGGCCTGTCGTGCCCGAGGTGTAGAGGATCGCGGCGAGGTCGTCATTGGCGCGTGCGACGGTCGCAAACGCCGCTTCGGCCTTGGCGGCGGCATCCGTCAGCGATCCCTTGCCGTCGGGCCCGAGCGTTTCGACTTTTGCCTTCACCTTGGCCGCGATCGCACCGATGCCGTCCGCCTTCGAGGGGTCGCATACCACCAGCGACGGCTCGGCGTCGGAGATGAAGTAGTCGAGTTCGTTGAGCGTATAGGCGGTGTTGAGCGGCAAATAGACGCCGCCTGCGCGCACGGTCGCGAGATAGAGCACCAGCGCCGGCACCGATTTCTCGGTCTGCGCCGCCACGCGGTCACCGGGCTTGACGCCGCGCGCAACCAGCACATTCGCCATCTGGCCGGCGCGGGCGATCAGATCGCCATAGCTGATGCGCGTGCCGTCGAGCATTTCGATCGCAAGCCGGTTCGGATCGTCGAGCGTATCGAACAGGCGGGAAAACAGGTTGGCGTTGGCAGTCGTGTTCATGCAACATTCCCTAAGAGGGCGCTGGCCCGCGGAATTTCGCAGGCTGGAATAGCAAGAACGCCCTTCATAAAGCAACGGAGACAGTTTGCATGACAAATAGCGGGAAACGCGTGGCCTGGGTGACGGGCGGTGGCAGCGGGATCGGCGCGTCGGGGGCGGAATGCCTGGCGGCGGACGGCTGGATCGTGGTGGTTTCGGGTCGGCGGAAAGACGCCCTCGACAAGGTCGTGGCCGATATCGCCAAAAAGGGCGGCAAGGCCGAGGCGATCGCGCTCGATGTCAGCAACAAGGAAGATGTCAACAAGGCGGCCGGGCAGATCCTGGAAAAACACGGCCGGATCGACCTCCTGGTCAACAGCGCCGGCCTCAACGTGCCGAAGCGAAGCTGGGCCGACATGGATCTGGACGGCTGGGACAAGGTCGTCGATATCAATCTCAACGGCGTGCTTTACTGCATGCGCGCGGTGCTGCCGGCGATGAGGAAGCAGCAGGACGGCTGCATCATCAACGTCGCGTCCTGGGCCGGCCGTCACGTCTCGAAAATGCCGGGCCCGGCCTACACCACCACAAAACACGCGGTGCTGGCGCTGACCCATTCCTTCAATATGGACGAATGCGTCAACGGCCTGCGCGCCTGCTGCCTGTCGCCCGGCGAGGTCGCGACCCCGATCCTGAAGCTGCGCCCCGTGGTGCCGTCGGAAGAGGAGCAGGCGAAAATGCTGCAGCCGGAAGATTGCGGCCGCACCATCGCCTTCGTCGCCAGCATGCCGCCACGCGTGTGCATGAACGAGATCCTGATCAGCCCGACGCATAATCGCGGATTCATCCAGACCCCGCATAATCGGGATTAGGACGAGCTCTCTCCATCGTCGTCCCTGCGAAAGCAGGGACCCATAACCACCGGCCTTAGTTTGGCGATAGACATCAGCCACAGAGCCTTATTGAGAGATCACGCGGTATGGGTCCCTGCGTGCGCAGGGACGACGAGAGACATGGGGCGTCGCGGCACGGCTCGGGCCCTCAAAAGTTTCACAAATCACGATAATTCATTCGCCGGCCTCGGCCTCGAGGGGGCGGACCGGTGTCCGGTGCCAGCCCTCCTCGTGCTTGCGCCAGTAGGTATCCCTAAGCAGCATTGAGATCGGCCCGGGCCGGTCGTTGCCGAGGATGCGTGCGCCGATGCGCGACGCGGGCATGACGCCGCCGGCCGTCGTCGCCAGGAAGACCTCGTCCGCGTGGTCGAGCGCCGATCGGGGAATCGGTTCAACCGCAGCCTCGATGCCGAGTTCGGCGCAGAGCTCCAGCACCGATCGGCGCGTGATGCCGTGCAGGCTGCCGCGATCGGGCGTCGTTACCCTTCCGTCCTTCACGAGGAAGACGTTGAAGCCCGGCCCTTCAGTCAGGAAACCCTGCGTATCGCACAGCACCGCTGTGTCGAAATTGGCGTCGTGCGCCTCCAGCAGGCCGGAGGTCAGATCGTTCCACTGATAGTTCTTGACCGTGGGATCGACTGAGGCGTCGGGCACGCGCGGCGTCGAGGCGATGAAGACATGGGCTCCGCGCGCCTGCACGTCCTTGGGAACGACATCGATCCAGGGCAGCGCATAGGCGATCAGGTGGTTTTCGCAATCGGCCGGCCGGCGTGATCCCGCAACGCGTGGCCGTCCGCGCGAGGCCACCATCGCGACATAGGCGTCCGAAAGACCGGTCAGCGCCACGCAGCGATGCAGGATCGCCTCGATCGCGGCGCTGTCTTCCGGCGGCCGGATCCGGCGCTGCGCCATCGAGCGCTCGAAACGATCGAGATGGTCGGCAAGCCGGAAGAAGCCGCCCTTGAACACATGCACGACGTCGTAGACGACATCGGACCGCGTAAAACCCCAATCGGTGACGGGCAGCGTCGCCTCGGCGATCGGGACGAAGCGCCCCCTGACATAGCCGGCGCCCTCGGCGAAGATCGAGTCCTTCATGCGTTATCTCCGAAGCATCACACAGGTATCGCAAGGGCTCCAGCCATCCCAAGCCGTTACGAACGGCTCCAGTAATGAGAGTTATACCGGCAATCGCGGCATGGTGGCACGCGATGACAGGCTCCGCGTAACCCGGGACAGCGTCTATCGTCGCAGATGATCCCGGATTGCGCTGCGCTCCATCCGGGCTACGGGTGCCCGTCATCGCACGGCCCGCGCCCGCGAAAGTTTCAGCCATCACGATAATTTATTCGCCGAAACCGGCCGAAAAACCTCCCGTAGCTCGGCCAACGACGACGAAATCAACCCGGTCCATCGACCTGGCGTCGTTGTTTTCAGTACCGGCGGATGCCCCGCCGGCCATCGCAATCCTCGGGAGAAGATTCCATGTCCAAACGTATTGCACTTCTGTCCGCCGCCGTGTTCAGCGCACTGGCTTTCACCGCCACCATCACCGCGCCCGCCAGCGCGGAAGAAAAGACCGTGATGGTCGGCGGCGCGGCGATGTTCCCCTCCAAGAATATCGTCCAGAACGCCGTCAACTCGAAGGATCACACCACGCTGGTTGCCGCGGTGAAGGCCGCCGGCCTGGTTGAAACGCTGGAAAGCAAGGGCCCGTTCACGGTGTTCGCGCCGACCAACACCGCCTTCGGCAAGCTGCCGGCCGGCACCGTCGAGACGCTGGTGAAGCCTGAAAACAAGGCGACCCTGACCAAGATCCTCACCTACCATGTCGTGCCCGGCAAGCTCGCCGCGTCCGACCTGAAGGACGGCATGAAGCTCAAGACCGCCGAAGGCGAACCACTGTCGGTCAAGCTCCAGGACGGCAAGGTCTGGATTATCGACGCCAAGGGTGGAACCTCGATGGTCACGATCTCGAACGTCAATCAGTCCAACGGCGTGATCCATGTGGTCGATACCGTGCTGATGCCGGCGTCCTGAGCTCCCGCGCGCCCCTGACTGGTCCCAACAGGGCGTGTGGATTGGCGAGCCGGGGCAACCCGGCTCGCTTTTTTGTGAACCCGATACGCGCCGTGCATCGATCTGATAGCGTCATGGCAAGTAACGGAAAGCCGGTTCCCGGCGTATAATTGGTAGCGAATTGCAAGCGGGGAAGAGCCATGTCGGCCGTAACAGTCAGCGACGAACACGCCGCGTCAACCAAGGCCAAGGTCATTCAGCCGGCCTGGGTGCGGGCGCTGCATTGGACCAACGCCTTCGCGATGGTTTTGATGATCATGTCGGGGTGGCAGATCTACAATGCCTCGCCGCTGTTCGATTTCCGCTTCTCCTCGAGCATCACGCTGGGCGGCTGGCTCGGCGGCGCGCTGCTCTGGCATTTCGCCGCGATGTGGCTGTTGATGGTCAACGGCCTGATCTATCTGACTGTGGGTCTTGCCACCGGCCGCTTCCGCAAGAAGCTGCTGCCGATCACGCCGGAGGGCGTGATCTCGGACACCAAGGCGGCACTGACCGGCAAGCTCTCGCATGACGATCTCACCAAGTACAACCAGGTGCAAAAGCTGCTTTATGCCGGAATCATCGTCGTCGGTATCCTCATCGTGCTGTCGGGCCTGGCGATCTGGAAACCAGTCCAGTTGCAATATCTGACGGCGCTGTTCGGCGGCTACGAGGCCGCCCGCTACGTCCATTTCTTCTGCATGGCTGGTATCGTCGCCTTCATGGTGGTTCATGTTGTGCTGGCTCTTCTGGTGCCGAAGAGCCTGCGCGCCATGATCATCGGCCGCTAACTTAAAGGGAGCACGGTCATGGGCCGCATGCGCAATCTCCTGATCCCCGGCGTCGACAAGACGCTCCTCATCAGGGACGCGGTGAAGACGATGCCGGATCTCACGCGCCGACGCTTCATCTCGGGCGGCGCCAGCCTCGGCGCGCTGACGCTGCTGACCGGCTGCGACGTGACCGATAGTTTTTCAGCCGAGGAGATGCTGAAGCAGGTCTCGAAGTTCAATGACGGCGTGCAGGCGTTGATCTTCAATCCCAATGCCATGGCACCGACATTTCCGGAAAGCGCAATCACAAAGCCGTTCCCGTTCAATGGCTATTATGACGTCGACGACGCGCCTGAAGTCGACGGCAAGAGCTGGAAGCTCGAGGTGCGCGGGCTGGTCGACAACAAGAAGTCCTGGACGCTGGACGAGCTTTATCAATTGTCGCAAGTCAAGCAGGTCACGCGCCACATCTGCGTCGAGGGCTGGAGCGCGATCGGAAGCTGGACCGGCGTCCCCTTGCGCGATTTCCTGAAACTGATCGGCGCGGATACGCGGGCGAAATATGTCTGGTTTCAGTGCGCCGACAGGGACGGTTACAACTCGCCGCTGGACATGCCGTCCGCGCTGCATGCGCAGACACAGATGAGCTTCAAGTTCGCCGACGAGATTTTGCCGCGCGCCTATGGCTTCCCGATGAGGATCAGGGTGCCGACAAAACTCGGCTTCAAGAGCCCGAAATACGTGATCTCGATGGAAGTCACCAACGATTACAAGGGCGGCTTCTGGGAAGACCAGGGGTATAATTCGTTCAGCGGGAGTTGATTGGTCCCCAACTCCCTCGTCGCCCCTGCGAACGCAGGGGCCCATACCGCGTGATCTCGATATTTTGCGCTGGAGTGAGTTCTTGCTCTCCAACTGAACCCTGGGGTTCTGGGTCCCTGCGTTCGCAGGGACGACGCGCGGATGGAGAACGCATTACGGCTTCTATCTCAGCTTCCCCTGAAACGCCGCCAGCACCGCGCCCAGAATCGTAGGGTAGGCAAAGCGAAGCGTGCCCACCACTCGGGCCAAATCCAACTGGCGCCGCGAACGACTACGCGGCCGCCATGTCCACTCGACGGCAGAAGCAGGACGCCTTAATTGGAATCTCCGACCGCGCCTGCGCCAAATCGAGCCTCTGTTTGATCAGGGCCGTCTCGACCTTTTCTCCGCGACGGACCAGGCATTCGTGCAGCCCGTGCAGCGACCAGAGATTATCAGGGTGCTGGCAGGCGCGGCTCAATTTGCCGTCAAGACCGAGATCAGAGCGGTATACCGCCTCGGCTTCCTCGATCCGTCCCTGCTCGAGGAGAAGTGCCCCCAACGCATGTCGGGTCGGCTGCATCCATCCCCACGGCTCGTCATAGGGCAGCCCGTCGCTGAGCTCGACCGACCTGCGCAGGTGCGCGAAGGCTGCGTCATGGTTGCCCTTTCGATATTCCAGCTCGCCATTCAGCATCGCTTCGGCCACACCCAGCAGACCAACGACATGATTGTTGTGTACGCGGCGGCTCTCGGGCACCCGGGTTTTCGCCGCCATGAACAACGCCTTCTCCGTCTCGGCCTCGGCGACATTGCCGAGCGCCGAATGAGCGACGGCCTTGGCGTAGTGCATCATGGCGACATTCGAGCAGTAGAGGTCTCGATCCCCAGGTAACTCCTGTTCGATGATTTCGCGCCATTTGCCGAAGCGCACCAGGACGTGCTGCTTCATCGTCAGGTAGCCCTCGAGGAAATCCGCCATCGGGGGCGATTCAATACGCAGTACCGCCTCGGGGATCGTCGCGATCAGTTCCTCGGCTGCCGCGATTGCGGGTGTGTACTGGCCAAGGAACATGGCGCCGTAAATCGCGAAGTGGAAGTCGTGGATGACGTAGACCAGGTAGACACCCGGATCGTCCGAATAGGCGAGGAACCTGCGGTCGGTCGCGAGCGCCTTCTGATTATGGACTAGGACGTCGTTGTAGTGCCCGCACAGCACATCGAGATGCGTCGGCATGTGGATGAGGTGACCGGAGTCCGGGACGATCTCGCGCAATCGGTCACCGGCCCGCAATGCGCGCTGCGGAAATGGCGACATCTCCATCAGGTGGACATAGAGATGTAAGAGGCCCGGGTGATCCCATGCAGTGGGGATTCTGTCTAAAGCGTATTCCAGCACCGCCCTGCATTCTTCGGTGCCTG includes these proteins:
- a CDS encoding malonyl-CoA synthase, which produces MNTTANANLFSRLFDTLDDPNRLAIEMLDGTRISYGDLIARAGQMANVLVARGVKPGDRVAAQTEKSVPALVLYLATVRAGGVYLPLNTAYTLNELDYFISDAEPSLVVCDPSKADGIGAIAAKVKAKVETLGPDGKGSLTDAAAKAEAAFATVARANDDLAAILYTSGTTGRSKGAMLTHDNLASNSYSLVDYWRFTDKDVLIHALPIYHTHGLFVASNVTLFARASMIFLPKLDPELMIKLMARATVMMGVPTFYTRLLQSPSLTKESTKHMRLFISGSAPLLADTHREWAARTGHAVLERYGMTETNMNTSNPYDGERVPGAVGHPLPGVSVRVTDPETGKEIARDEIGMIEVKGPNVFKGYWRMPEKTKSEFRDDGFFITGDLGKIDPKGYVHILGRGKDLVISGGFNVYPKEIESEIDAMPGVIESAVIGVPHADFGEGVTAVLVCSKGAEVTEAGVLKALDGRLAKFKMPKRVFVVDELPRNAMGKVQKNILRDTYAKIYAK
- a CDS encoding SDR family oxidoreductase, translating into MTNSGKRVAWVTGGGSGIGASGAECLAADGWIVVVSGRRKDALDKVVADIAKKGGKAEAIALDVSNKEDVNKAAGQILEKHGRIDLLVNSAGLNVPKRSWADMDLDGWDKVVDINLNGVLYCMRAVLPAMRKQQDGCIINVASWAGRHVSKMPGPAYTTTKHAVLALTHSFNMDECVNGLRACCLSPGEVATPILKLRPVVPSEEEQAKMLQPEDCGRTIAFVASMPPRVCMNEILISPTHNRGFIQTPHNRD
- a CDS encoding aminotransferase class IV, giving the protein MKDSIFAEGAGYVRGRFVPIAEATLPVTDWGFTRSDVVYDVVHVFKGGFFRLADHLDRFERSMAQRRIRPPEDSAAIEAILHRCVALTGLSDAYVAMVASRGRPRVAGSRRPADCENHLIAYALPWIDVVPKDVQARGAHVFIASTPRVPDASVDPTVKNYQWNDLTSGLLEAHDANFDTAVLCDTQGFLTEGPGFNVFLVKDGRVTTPDRGSLHGITRRSVLELCAELGIEAAVEPIPRSALDHADEVFLATTAGGVMPASRIGARILGNDRPGPISMLLRDTYWRKHEEGWHRTPVRPLEAEAGE
- a CDS encoding fasciclin domain-containing protein, coding for MSKRIALLSAAVFSALAFTATITAPASAEEKTVMVGGAAMFPSKNIVQNAVNSKDHTTLVAAVKAAGLVETLESKGPFTVFAPTNTAFGKLPAGTVETLVKPENKATLTKILTYHVVPGKLAASDLKDGMKLKTAEGEPLSVKLQDGKVWIIDAKGGTSMVTISNVNQSNGVIHVVDTVLMPAS
- a CDS encoding cytochrome b/b6 domain-containing protein, which translates into the protein MSAVTVSDEHAASTKAKVIQPAWVRALHWTNAFAMVLMIMSGWQIYNASPLFDFRFSSSITLGGWLGGALLWHFAAMWLLMVNGLIYLTVGLATGRFRKKLLPITPEGVISDTKAALTGKLSHDDLTKYNQVQKLLYAGIIVVGILIVLSGLAIWKPVQLQYLTALFGGYEAARYVHFFCMAGIVAFMVVHVVLALLVPKSLRAMIIGR
- a CDS encoding molybdopterin-dependent oxidoreductase → MGRMRNLLIPGVDKTLLIRDAVKTMPDLTRRRFISGGASLGALTLLTGCDVTDSFSAEEMLKQVSKFNDGVQALIFNPNAMAPTFPESAITKPFPFNGYYDVDDAPEVDGKSWKLEVRGLVDNKKSWTLDELYQLSQVKQVTRHICVEGWSAIGSWTGVPLRDFLKLIGADTRAKYVWFQCADRDGYNSPLDMPSALHAQTQMSFKFADEILPRAYGFPMRIRVPTKLGFKSPKYVISMEVTNDYKGGFWEDQGYNSFSGS